The uncultured Desulfuromonas sp. genome has a segment encoding these proteins:
- the elbB gene encoding isoprenoid biosynthesis glyoxalase ElbB: protein MAKVGVVLAGCGVYDGSEIHESVITLLALDRAGAEIVCMAPNAEQLHVVNHLTGEVAEGESRNILVESARIARGDIKDMATVTAADLDALVLPGGFGAAKNLCDFAVNGPECQVNPEVSRLVMDVVNAKKPLAAICISPAVIARILGQAGKSPQVTIGTDSGTAEAIKAMGAQHVNKAVEEFVVDEDLNVLTTPAYMLAGSIKEAADGIEAMIKALMARI, encoded by the coding sequence ATGGCAAAGGTTGGTGTTGTATTAGCGGGCTGCGGCGTTTACGACGGCAGCGAAATTCATGAATCCGTGATCACCTTGCTGGCCCTGGACCGGGCCGGTGCTGAAATTGTCTGCATGGCTCCCAACGCTGAGCAGCTTCATGTGGTCAATCATCTCACCGGTGAGGTTGCCGAAGGGGAAAGCCGTAACATCCTTGTTGAATCCGCCCGTATTGCCCGGGGTGACATCAAGGACATGGCTACGGTTACGGCGGCGGATCTCGACGCGCTGGTTCTTCCCGGCGGATTCGGCGCCGCCAAGAACCTGTGTGACTTTGCCGTCAATGGCCCCGAGTGCCAGGTCAATCCGGAAGTCAGCCGACTGGTCATGGACGTTGTTAACGCAAAAAAGCCACTTGCGGCCATCTGCATTTCCCCAGCGGTGATCGCGCGCATTCTCGGCCAGGCCGGTAAATCACCACAAGTCACCATCGGTACCGACAGCGGCACGGCTGAAGCCATTAAGGCCATGGGTGCCCAGCATGTCAATAAAGCGGTGGAAGAATTTGTTGTAGACGAGGACCTCAACGTCCTGACCACGCCGGCGTATATGCTGGCCGGCTCCATCAAAGAGGCGGCTGACGGTATTGAAGCAATGATCAAAGCGTTGATGGCCCGGATTTAA
- a CDS encoding ATP-binding protein — MAKIRSRRLLWQIYPVFVITIILAVVAIGWYFSTVLKQFHDQDSVESLRARAELIALQIKEHIDPSQQEFINDLCRQAGVRTETRITIMLPDGEVLGDTREDPNRMENHGSRPEVLTALEGGIGKSQRFSRTLQKDMMYLAVPVISDSRISGVVRTAMAVDEVNSRLVALRKQLAIGGVVAIVLVSILSLLISRRITRPIEQIKQEAERYASGQLDHRLRISGSSEIVALGQTMNEMAAQLNERITTIDKQRREQDAVLSSMVEGVIAIDSRQNVLRMNPAAAHLLEIDPDNVVGRPVQEVVRKAELLSFITTAMDSERTIEKDVLLFRGEEELCLQAHGTMLRGMGEESIGALVVFNDLTRQRRLETMRRDFVANVSHELKTPITAIKGFVETLLDGALDNRDESEQFLKIVERQVERLSVIIEDLMSLSRIEQGEENERFDLEPEKLAEVISESVNDCTVLAEGLGITLKQELDRDLMSPLNAPLLEQALTNLLENAIKYSSSDSTVTIRCYEEDGRAIVRVCDQGCGIEAEHLPRLFERFYRVDKARSRQAGGSGLGLAIVKHIVQIHHGRVTVESTPGKGSDFIISLPLAS, encoded by the coding sequence ATGGCAAAAATTCGTTCACGTCGATTGCTGTGGCAGATCTATCCGGTCTTTGTCATTACCATTATTTTAGCGGTAGTGGCGATCGGCTGGTATTTTTCCACAGTCCTCAAACAATTTCACGATCAGGACAGTGTTGAATCGTTGCGCGCCCGTGCGGAGCTGATTGCCCTGCAGATCAAGGAACACATTGATCCGTCTCAGCAGGAGTTTATCAATGATCTGTGTCGTCAGGCCGGTGTGCGGACGGAGACACGGATCACCATCATGCTGCCGGACGGCGAAGTGCTCGGTGATACCCGTGAAGATCCGAACCGGATGGAGAATCACGGCAGTCGTCCTGAAGTATTGACCGCCCTGGAAGGTGGTATCGGCAAATCACAACGGTTTAGCCGAACCCTGCAAAAGGATATGATGTATCTGGCTGTACCGGTCATTTCCGACAGTCGTATCAGCGGAGTCGTGCGCACCGCCATGGCCGTTGACGAAGTCAATTCGCGTCTGGTTGCCTTGCGCAAGCAGTTGGCAATCGGTGGTGTGGTCGCCATTGTTTTAGTGTCGATTCTCAGTTTGTTGATCTCCCGGAGGATTACCCGACCGATTGAACAGATCAAGCAGGAAGCGGAACGCTATGCTTCCGGCCAGCTGGATCATCGGTTGCGTATCAGCGGTTCAAGTGAAATTGTCGCTTTGGGGCAAACCATGAATGAAATGGCAGCACAGCTCAATGAACGCATTACCACCATCGATAAGCAGCGCCGCGAACAGGATGCGGTTCTCAGCAGTATGGTGGAAGGGGTGATTGCCATTGATTCACGGCAGAATGTTTTGCGCATGAACCCGGCCGCGGCACATCTGCTCGAAATTGACCCCGACAATGTGGTGGGACGCCCGGTACAGGAGGTGGTGCGTAAAGCGGAACTGCTTTCGTTTATCACCACCGCCATGGACAGCGAACGGACTATCGAAAAAGATGTCCTGCTGTTTCGCGGCGAAGAAGAGCTGTGTCTGCAGGCCCATGGCACGATGCTGCGCGGTATGGGTGAAGAGAGCATTGGTGCTTTGGTGGTGTTCAATGATCTGACCCGTCAACGTCGTTTGGAAACCATGCGCCGTGATTTTGTCGCCAATGTCTCCCATGAGCTGAAAACACCGATTACCGCCATCAAGGGCTTTGTTGAAACCCTGCTCGATGGTGCTCTGGATAACCGCGATGAGTCCGAGCAGTTTCTCAAGATCGTTGAACGCCAGGTGGAACGCCTCAGCGTGATTATTGAAGATCTGATGAGCCTGTCGCGCATTGAACAGGGTGAAGAAAACGAGCGTTTCGACCTCGAACCGGAAAAACTGGCCGAAGTGATCTCCGAGTCGGTTAACGATTGTACCGTGCTGGCGGAAGGCCTGGGCATCACTTTAAAGCAGGAGCTGGATCGCGATCTCATGTCGCCGCTCAATGCACCGTTGTTGGAGCAAGCGCTGACCAACCTGCTGGAGAATGCCATTAAATACAGTTCCAGTGACAGCACGGTCACCATCCGTTGTTACGAAGAAGACGGTCGCGCCATCGTCCGCGTGTGCGACCAAGGCTGCGGCATTGAAGCCGAGCACCTGCCGCGCCTGTTTGAGCGTTTTTACCGGGTCGATAAAGCACGCAGCCGTCAGGCCGGGGGCAGTGGCCTGGGACTGGCCATCGTCAAACACATTGTCCAAATTCACCATGGTCGGGTTACGGTAGAAAGCACGCCTGGTAAAGGGAGCGATTTTATTATCAGTCTGCCGTTGGCATCCTGA
- a CDS encoding elongation factor P → MILASDLKRGMVPLLDDAPCTILDVSFQSPTARGGNTLVKTKYRNLLTGQVLNKTFKSGDKIDEADFARRKGQYLYAAGDDSGVFMDMESYEQFEISGEMFADIKGYLTDGLEVTLGIFNDMVVLVELPMTVELTVEETAPSIKNATATAQTKEAILETGMAIQVPGYLESGERIKVDTRENRFISRC, encoded by the coding sequence ATGATTCTCGCTTCCGACCTCAAACGTGGCATGGTGCCTTTGCTTGACGATGCTCCCTGCACTATCCTCGATGTCAGCTTCCAGTCACCCACCGCGCGTGGCGGCAACACCTTAGTAAAAACCAAATACCGCAATCTGCTCACCGGACAGGTATTGAATAAGACCTTCAAGTCCGGCGACAAGATTGATGAGGCCGATTTTGCCCGGCGTAAGGGACAATATCTCTATGCGGCCGGTGATGACAGCGGCGTATTTATGGACATGGAAAGCTACGAGCAATTTGAAATCAGTGGCGAAATGTTTGCCGACATCAAGGGCTATCTCACTGATGGACTCGAAGTGACGCTCGGCATCTTCAACGACATGGTGGTTCTGGTGGAACTGCCGATGACGGTGGAGTTGACGGTCGAGGAAACCGCCCCCTCCATCAAAAATGCCACGGCAACGGCGCAGACCAAGGAGGCCATTCTCGAAACCGGTATGGCCATTCAGGTGCCGGGCTATCTGGAAAGCGGAGAGCGCATCAAGGTGGATACCCGGGAGAATCGCTTTATTTCCCGCTGCTAA
- a CDS encoding amino acid permease has product MADPIKHKRLKKELRLLDVYAIATGATLSAGFFLLPGLAAQQAGPALVLAYAIAALPLFPAMFSILELATAMPRAGGVYYFLDRALGPGWGTIGGLGTWLALILKVAFALVGMGAYIALYVPELEIVPIAVAIALALGGLSLFGAGKGGRLQILLVIGLLALLAVFFVSGGLQLQPTHFEGFLASGMDAILSTAGLVYISYVGVTKVASLSEEVKDPERNLPRGVILALTTAVGVYLVGTIIIVGLVPLPELQGSLTPVALAADYALGETGELLLSIAALLAFISVANAGMMSASRYPLAMSRDHLLPSIFRRLGRFGSPTNAILVTLLVLVAIIVFFDPVKIAKLASAFQLLMFALVCAAVIVMRESHIDSYDPGYKSPFYPWMQIAGIVFPMILIVEMGTLSMVFSLALILVSVAWYFYYGKPRVARTGAIFHVFERLGHLRYQGLDTELRGILKEKGLRDDDPFDEILLRSQVVDLEEECSFEAALTIAAHKLEKVIPLTSDEIVEQIMVGTRIGATPVTRGVALPHFRSTAISQSEMVLMRARNGVRMARYNPQTLEEEGSQRVKALFFLVSPDSNPSQHLRILARIAERVDEESFAEQWLGAQQLNALKEALLQSDRFLLLCLDDETPAHELIGRPLHDVVFGEGCLVAFLTRRGKSFIPNGRTLLLEGDRLTVIGDEAALNDIRRRYQPDGATCSSEQSLEES; this is encoded by the coding sequence ATGGCGGACCCGATCAAGCATAAACGGTTGAAGAAAGAACTGCGCCTGCTCGATGTCTACGCCATTGCAACCGGAGCAACACTCAGTGCCGGTTTTTTTCTGTTGCCCGGACTGGCGGCGCAGCAGGCCGGTCCGGCACTGGTTCTCGCCTATGCGATCGCCGCTCTTCCCCTGTTTCCCGCCATGTTCAGCATTTTGGAGCTGGCCACGGCCATGCCGCGCGCCGGTGGGGTGTATTATTTTCTTGATCGTGCGCTCGGCCCGGGCTGGGGAACCATTGGCGGTCTTGGAACCTGGCTGGCCCTGATTCTCAAGGTGGCCTTTGCCCTTGTCGGCATGGGGGCCTATATCGCCTTGTATGTGCCGGAACTTGAGATTGTCCCCATAGCGGTTGCTATTGCCCTGGCATTGGGCGGGCTCAGCCTGTTTGGTGCCGGGAAAGGGGGCCGTCTGCAAATTCTGCTGGTCATCGGCTTACTGGCCTTACTGGCGGTGTTTTTTGTCAGCGGTGGTCTCCAGCTGCAACCCACCCATTTTGAGGGCTTTCTGGCCTCGGGCATGGATGCGATTCTATCTACGGCGGGCCTGGTCTACATCAGCTACGTGGGTGTGACCAAGGTTGCCAGCTTGTCCGAAGAGGTCAAAGATCCTGAACGTAATCTGCCACGCGGGGTGATCCTGGCGTTAACAACAGCGGTGGGGGTTTATCTCGTCGGCACGATTATTATCGTCGGGCTGGTTCCCTTGCCTGAACTGCAGGGCAGTCTCACACCGGTAGCCTTGGCGGCTGATTATGCTCTGGGGGAAACCGGCGAACTGCTGTTGTCCATCGCCGCCTTGTTGGCCTTTATCTCCGTGGCCAATGCCGGAATGATGAGTGCTTCGCGTTATCCCCTGGCCATGAGCCGCGACCATCTGTTGCCGTCAATTTTCCGTCGACTTGGCCGTTTCGGTTCCCCCACCAATGCCATTCTTGTTACCTTACTGGTCCTGGTGGCGATCATTGTCTTTTTTGACCCGGTGAAGATTGCCAAGCTCGCCAGTGCCTTTCAATTGCTGATGTTCGCCTTGGTCTGCGCCGCCGTCATTGTGATGCGAGAAAGCCATATCGATTCGTACGACCCCGGTTACAAGTCACCCTTTTACCCATGGATGCAGATTGCCGGGATTGTTTTTCCGATGATCCTTATCGTTGAAATGGGCACGTTATCGATGGTGTTTTCCCTTGCCCTGATCCTGGTGTCCGTCGCCTGGTATTTTTATTATGGCAAACCGCGTGTGGCACGCACCGGAGCTATTTTTCACGTGTTTGAACGGTTGGGGCATCTGCGCTATCAGGGCCTCGATACGGAATTGCGCGGGATTCTCAAAGAAAAGGGGTTGCGCGACGATGATCCGTTTGACGAGATCCTGTTGCGCAGCCAGGTGGTTGACCTGGAAGAGGAGTGCTCATTCGAGGCGGCTCTGACCATTGCCGCGCACAAACTGGAAAAGGTGATTCCCCTGACCAGTGACGAGATTGTCGAGCAGATTATGGTCGGCACCCGAATCGGCGCGACACCGGTGACTCGTGGGGTGGCATTGCCCCATTTTCGCTCAACAGCCATCAGCCAATCGGAGATGGTTCTGATGCGTGCCCGCAATGGGGTGCGCATGGCGCGCTACAATCCGCAGACCCTCGAAGAAGAAGGGTCTCAGAGGGTCAAGGCGTTGTTCTTTCTTGTCAGTCCCGACAGCAATCCCTCCCAACACCTGCGCATCCTGGCGCGAATTGCTGAACGGGTTGATGAAGAGAGCTTTGCTGAACAGTGGCTGGGGGCTCAGCAACTCAACGCACTGAAGGAAGCATTGTTGCAAAGCGATCGCTTTTTGTTGCTGTGCCTGGATGATGAGACCCCGGCGCATGAGCTGATAGGTCGGCCGCTGCATGATGTGGTGTTTGGCGAAGGCTGTCTGGTGGCGTTTCTGACCCGGCGTGGAAAATCCTTTATCCCCAATGGGCGGACGTTATTGCTTGAAGGGGATCGCCTGACGGTTATTGGTGACGAGGCGGCACTCAATGATATTCGGCGCCGTTATCAGCCGGATGGGGCGACGTGTTCTTCTGAGCAGAGTCTTGAAGAATCATGA
- a CDS encoding RluA family pseudouridine synthase, with the protein MNENLTFYIEPGQTAERLDRFLTRRLPELTRSQLKKMVDDGLVRVDEQAVKAGAKLRGGETVSVTLPEAQPVETLPEDLPLTILYEDSDLIVIDKAAGMVVHPAAGHSSGTLVNALLHHCHDLSGVGGELRPGIVHRLDKDTSGVMVATKNDATHNDLAAQFKAHSIQRRYVALVHGQVQNVRGTIDAPIGRHPTHRKKMTSKGRGGRRAVTHWKVLRRYDADRLSLLEMRLETGRTHQIRVHLSEMNLPLVGDPLYGNRTRANAINDLEVRQRIHALHRQALHARLLGFIHPRTGEYLQFTSDLPDDLGSIVAFLDDKYGVEQSSLSEVYDPVRLDVDENTEGSKTHEP; encoded by the coding sequence ATGAATGAAAATCTGACGTTTTACATTGAACCGGGCCAGACTGCGGAACGTCTGGACCGGTTTTTGACGCGCCGGCTTCCCGAGTTGACGCGTTCGCAATTAAAAAAAATGGTCGATGACGGTCTGGTGCGTGTTGATGAGCAGGCGGTCAAGGCCGGCGCAAAACTGCGTGGTGGAGAAACGGTGTCCGTGACGCTACCCGAAGCGCAACCTGTCGAAACCCTCCCTGAAGATCTGCCTCTGACGATTCTCTATGAAGATTCCGATCTGATTGTCATCGATAAAGCCGCCGGCATGGTGGTGCATCCCGCAGCCGGACACAGCTCGGGAACCCTGGTCAATGCGTTGTTGCATCATTGTCATGACCTCAGTGGCGTGGGCGGCGAACTGCGGCCGGGGATTGTCCACCGCCTTGACAAGGATACCTCCGGAGTCATGGTGGCGACAAAAAATGACGCCACCCATAATGATCTTGCGGCCCAGTTCAAGGCGCACTCGATTCAACGCCGTTATGTGGCTCTGGTGCACGGTCAGGTTCAGAACGTGCGCGGCACCATTGATGCGCCCATCGGACGCCATCCTACCCATCGGAAAAAAATGACCTCAAAAGGACGAGGTGGCCGCCGGGCCGTCACCCATTGGAAAGTGCTGCGCCGTTACGATGCCGATCGTCTCAGCCTGTTGGAGATGCGTCTGGAAACCGGACGAACTCATCAGATTCGTGTTCATCTGTCGGAGATGAATCTTCCTCTGGTCGGTGATCCTCTCTACGGCAATCGGACCCGGGCCAATGCCATCAATGATCTGGAGGTGCGCCAGCGCATTCATGCCCTGCATCGCCAGGCACTTCACGCCCGCTTGCTGGGATTTATCCACCCGCGAACCGGCGAGTATCTGCAGTTCACCAGTGACCTTCCCGACGATCTGGGCTCAATTGTGGCTTTTCTCGACGACAAATATGGTGTAGAACAGTCCTCCCTGTCCGAAGTCTATGATCCGGTCAGGCTTGATGTCGATGAGAACACAGAAGGGAGCAAGACCCATGAACCTTGA
- a CDS encoding HAD family hydrolase: MTQKTIPQDITTILFDLDGTLINVDMHQFVPAYLEHLATCIDPQMPVRPFIDQLIRRTVELLNSDDGRRTNEEFYLYVVEKDLGITPEQFQGGLNHFFRYNMELLRSLIQPLPLAAKLIQRCHEKGMDLVLATNPVFPRPLVEARLNWGGMKAEDFVLITSFENSRYCKPNPHYFEDILAQLGRQPEQCLMVGNDTEHDLSASHLGMTTFLVDTWLIDRRPEFVPDFRGSHLDLFRFLGQLPTVS, encoded by the coding sequence ATGACGCAAAAAACGATCCCTCAGGATATTACGACAATTCTCTTTGACCTCGATGGTACATTGATCAACGTGGACATGCACCAGTTTGTTCCCGCCTATCTGGAGCATCTGGCAACCTGCATCGATCCACAGATGCCCGTGCGCCCGTTTATTGACCAGTTGATCCGTCGAACGGTCGAATTGCTGAACAGCGATGACGGTCGACGTACCAACGAAGAGTTTTATCTGTACGTGGTCGAAAAGGATTTAGGCATCACGCCTGAGCAGTTCCAGGGGGGCCTGAACCATTTTTTTCGCTACAACATGGAGCTGTTGCGTTCACTGATTCAGCCGTTGCCTCTGGCCGCGAAACTGATTCAACGCTGTCATGAAAAGGGGATGGATCTGGTTTTGGCCACCAATCCGGTATTCCCAAGGCCTCTGGTCGAAGCCCGGTTAAACTGGGGCGGTATGAAGGCCGAGGACTTTGTGCTGATCACCAGTTTTGAAAACAGCCGTTATTGCAAGCCCAACCCGCACTATTTTGAAGATATTCTCGCCCAGCTGGGACGGCAGCCAGAGCAGTGCCTGATGGTCGGTAATGATACCGAACACGATCTGTCCGCCAGCCATCTGGGCATGACCACGTTTCTGGTCGATACCTGGCTGATTGATCGTCGACCGGAATTTGTGCCGGATTTTCGCGGCAGCCACCTCGATCTGTTTCGCTTTCTCGGCCAGCTTCCGACGGTCTCCTGA
- a CDS encoding response regulator transcription factor, translated as MNKNILIVEDEEDILALVHYNLSRDGFQVTTATTGEDGVEQARKEHPDLMILDLMLPGMDGLEVCETLKKDRELRDIPIIMLTAKGEESDIVKGLEMGAADYVTKPFSPKVLLARVKAVLRRYEQGDDAEHIPTDAVIERHGLVIHPGRNEVLVDGRSVDLTYTEFRVLHFLASRPGWVFTRYQIVNAVRGEDYSVTDRAVDVQIVGLRRKLGNFGHCIETVRGVGYRFKD; from the coding sequence ATGAATAAAAATATTCTGATTGTTGAAGACGAAGAGGATATTCTCGCCCTGGTTCATTACAACCTGAGTCGCGATGGCTTTCAGGTCACCACGGCAACCACGGGAGAGGATGGGGTCGAACAGGCGCGTAAAGAACATCCGGATCTGATGATTCTCGATCTGATGCTGCCCGGTATGGACGGTCTTGAGGTGTGTGAGACACTGAAAAAAGATCGGGAATTACGCGATATCCCGATTATCATGCTCACGGCTAAAGGCGAAGAATCCGATATCGTCAAAGGTCTGGAGATGGGCGCGGCAGATTACGTGACCAAGCCGTTCAGCCCCAAAGTGCTGTTAGCCCGGGTTAAGGCCGTGCTGCGTCGCTATGAACAGGGGGATGATGCCGAGCATATTCCTACCGATGCGGTGATAGAACGGCATGGTCTGGTGATCCACCCCGGCCGCAACGAAGTGCTGGTCGATGGCCGCAGTGTCGATCTGACCTACACGGAATTCCGCGTATTGCATTTTCTTGCCAGCCGCCCCGGCTGGGTGTTTACCCGCTACCAGATTGTCAATGCAGTCCGCGGTGAGGATTATTCAGTGACCGATCGTGCGGTGGATGTGCAGATCGTTGGTTTACGCCGTAAATTAGGCAATTTCGGGCACTGCATCGAGACCGTTCGCGGTGTCGGCTACCGCTTTAAGGATTAA
- a CDS encoding cytochrome c3 family protein yields MKNLLFAVLAVVFACVPVFLAQQDGTSAPIVKVEVLPEGVYKYEGATKGVIKFDHNMHNEMLDNDCSSCHEGEPAKIDVSSMSAGHGLCGSCHEQVEDMASCKFCHSK; encoded by the coding sequence ATGAAGAATTTGTTGTTTGCGGTACTCGCTGTAGTATTTGCATGTGTGCCGGTTTTCCTGGCTCAGCAGGACGGAACCTCGGCACCGATCGTCAAAGTCGAAGTACTGCCTGAAGGGGTTTACAAGTACGAAGGCGCCACGAAAGGCGTTATTAAATTTGACCACAATATGCACAACGAGATGTTGGATAACGACTGTAGCAGCTGCCACGAAGGTGAGCCTGCTAAAATTGACGTTTCCAGCATGTCAGCTGGTCACGGACTGTGCGGCAGTTGCCATGAGCAGGTAGAAGATATGGCTTCCTGCAAATTCTGCCACAGCAAGTAA
- a CDS encoding VIT1/CCC1 transporter family protein, which yields MNEKTRNYLLSLQKNEITEYYIYTKLAKSIRSKDNAAVLQRVGEEERRHYDIWKNHTKTEVAPDRVKVWLYYLISLVFGFTFGMKLMERGEVGAQTSYKLLSEEFPEAAQIAADEKEHEMELLALLDEERLHYTGSIVLGLNDALVELTGVLAGLTLALQNTRLIALAGLITGIAASLSMACSEYLSMKNSNGEEKHPIKGAAYTGIAYVTTVFLLILPFLVFEHYFVCLFFSLVTAVAIIAGFNYYISVAEDLTFKDRFREMAFLSLGVAGLSFLIGYVVRIFLGVDI from the coding sequence ATGAACGAAAAAACGCGTAACTATCTTCTTTCTTTGCAAAAAAACGAAATCACCGAATATTATATCTATACCAAGCTGGCCAAATCGATCCGCAGTAAAGACAATGCGGCGGTGTTGCAACGGGTCGGCGAAGAGGAACGACGCCATTACGACATATGGAAGAACCACACAAAAACCGAGGTGGCTCCGGATCGCGTCAAAGTGTGGCTCTATTATCTGATCAGCCTGGTTTTCGGCTTTACCTTCGGCATGAAGCTCATGGAACGTGGTGAGGTGGGGGCCCAGACCAGTTACAAGCTGCTCAGTGAAGAATTTCCGGAAGCGGCCCAAATTGCCGCTGACGAAAAAGAGCATGAAATGGAATTGCTCGCCTTGCTCGATGAAGAACGCCTCCATTATACCGGCTCTATTGTTCTCGGTCTTAACGACGCTCTGGTCGAGCTCACCGGCGTTCTGGCCGGCCTGACCCTGGCATTACAGAATACCCGCTTAATCGCTCTGGCCGGATTGATCACCGGCATCGCCGCCTCTTTGTCGATGGCCTGTTCCGAATACCTGTCGATGAAGAACAGTAACGGCGAGGAGAAGCATCCGATCAAAGGTGCGGCCTACACCGGCATCGCCTATGTCACAACCGTCTTTTTGCTCATTCTGCCGTTTCTGGTGTTTGAACACTATTTTGTCTGTTTGTTCTTCAGCCTGGTAACCGCCGTGGCCATCATTGCCGGATTCAACTATTATATTTCCGTGGCCGAAGACCTGACGTTCAAAGACCGCTTCCGTGAGATGGCCTTTCTCAGCCTCGGCGTGGCCGGGTTGAGCTTTCTCATCGGCTATGTGGTACGTATTTTTCTCGGCGTGGATATTTAA
- a CDS encoding MaoC family dehydratase, translated as MDTAQAIGQLIDFMTPKFGTCIHTGPWLTIDQERIDAFAAVTGDEQWIHTDPQRARQQSPYGTTIAHGYLTLSLLPFLTQSNHPDYFSTNYPGMKLRVNYGLNRVRFPSPVKVDSAVRAHTTLASARALDDCVEVIYAITVEIQGGEKPACVAEFVARLYP; from the coding sequence ATGGACACGGCTCAGGCCATCGGCCAATTGATCGACTTTATGACGCCGAAATTCGGCACCTGTATTCATACGGGTCCCTGGTTGACCATCGATCAGGAGCGTATTGATGCCTTTGCCGCCGTCACCGGCGATGAGCAGTGGATTCATACCGATCCCCAACGGGCTCGGCAGCAGTCGCCCTATGGCACAACGATCGCTCACGGTTATCTGACGCTGTCACTGTTGCCTTTTTTGACCCAGAGCAACCATCCCGATTATTTCTCCACCAACTATCCCGGGATGAAATTGCGCGTTAACTACGGCCTGAACAGGGTGCGTTTTCCGTCTCCGGTGAAAGTGGATTCCGCGGTGCGCGCCCATACAACGCTGGCTTCGGCCCGCGCTTTGGACGACTGTGTCGAAGTTATTTATGCAATAACCGTTGAGATTCAGGGGGGAGAGAAACCCGCCTGTGTCGCTGAATTTGTCGCCCGGCTTTATCCTTGA
- a CDS encoding cupin domain-containing protein, protein MENIREEVKELQIGMKVRNLRQERRMTLQDLANMTRLSKPLLSQIENNQVIPPLSTLLRIAKAFEISLNCFFEDERDNTQCVVVRAGEQHIRQLRAAQTHGSQSYTYNSRAFGKTRHHMEPFDVEFFAREWSDDLLVRHEGEEFLYVLEGQLEFRHGDQTILLNPGDSVYYDSTEPHGYIARSETQPRAIAVLYSKN, encoded by the coding sequence ATGGAAAATATTCGCGAAGAAGTTAAAGAACTGCAGATCGGCATGAAGGTGCGCAACCTGCGTCAGGAACGGCGCATGACATTGCAGGACCTGGCCAATATGACCCGGCTTTCCAAGCCGTTGCTGTCACAGATTGAAAACAATCAGGTCATCCCACCGCTGTCGACCCTGCTGCGTATTGCCAAGGCCTTTGAGATCAGTCTCAACTGTTTTTTTGAAGATGAGCGGGACAATACGCAATGTGTTGTGGTGCGCGCCGGCGAGCAGCATATTCGTCAACTGCGTGCCGCCCAGACCCATGGCAGCCAATCCTATACCTACAACTCCCGGGCGTTCGGCAAAACCCGCCATCACATGGAACCCTTTGATGTGGAGTTTTTTGCCCGCGAATGGAGTGATGATCTTCTGGTGCGTCATGAAGGGGAAGAGTTTCTTTACGTCCTCGAAGGACAACTTGAATTCCGCCATGGCGACCAGACCATCCTGCTCAATCCCGGCGACTCGGTGTACTACGATTCTACGGAACCACACGGCTATATTGCCCGCAGTGAAACCCAGCCGCGCGCGATTGCTGTGTTATACTCGAAAAACTGA